From one Bacteroides fragilis NCTC 9343 genomic stretch:
- a CDS encoding succinate dehydrogenase/fumarate reductase iron-sulfur subunit produces MDKNISFTLKVWRQKGPKAKGAFETYQMKDIPGDTSFLEMLDILNEQIINDGGEPIVFDHDCREGICGMCSLYINGHPHGPATGATTCQMYMRRFKDGDTITVEPWRSAGFPVIRDLMVDRSAYDKIMQAGGYVSVNTGAPQDANAILISKDIADEAMDAAACIGCGACVAACKNGSAMLFVSAKVSQLNLLPQGKVEAARRAKAMLSKMDELGFGNCTNTRACEAECPKNISISNIARLNRDFIIAKLKD; encoded by the coding sequence ATGGATAAAAATATATCATTCACACTGAAGGTATGGCGCCAGAAAGGCCCGAAAGCAAAAGGTGCTTTTGAAACATATCAAATGAAAGATATCCCGGGCGATACGTCGTTCCTCGAAATGCTGGATATCCTGAACGAACAGATTATTAATGACGGTGGCGAACCTATCGTATTCGACCATGACTGCCGCGAAGGTATCTGCGGTATGTGTTCTCTTTACATCAACGGACACCCGCACGGACCTGCGACAGGTGCTACTACCTGCCAGATGTATATGCGTCGCTTCAAAGATGGAGACACCATCACAGTTGAACCTTGGCGTTCTGCCGGTTTCCCGGTAATCCGTGACTTGATGGTTGACCGTTCGGCTTATGACAAGATCATGCAGGCCGGTGGTTACGTAAGCGTAAACACAGGTGCTCCTCAGGATGCCAACGCTATCCTTATCTCTAAGGATATCGCCGACGAGGCTATGGATGCCGCTGCATGTATCGGTTGCGGTGCTTGTGTAGCTGCTTGTAAGAATGGTTCTGCCATGTTGTTCGTATCAGCTAAGGTCAGCCAGCTGAACCTCCTTCCACAAGGAAAGGTAGAAGCAGCACGCCGTGCAAAAGCTATGCTTTCTAAGATGGACGAACTGGGATTCGGTAACTGTACAAACACACGTGCTTGTGAAGCAGAGTGTCCGAAGAACATTTCAATCAGCAACATCGCTCGTTTGAACCGCGATTTCATCATCGCAAAACTGAAAGACTAA
- a CDS encoding DUF4374 domain-containing protein: MITMYRIYMYLLAACLLLGVTACEEEGLGNEETPFAPYVLSLGINSNGTTTYYVVTAPELMSGTINAVAKGIEQNGYRDYEQAGQTVFSIGGLGLTSATGIVRDANGYLTERGDFVFNSSLNAFTQMDGQNMIGLELPANKESGDQMTLYTVNISDVSITSQVKAPVFPLNQLEWPSITGMCYSEGNVYVTYFPMNPSTFETLYTDTTFVAVYSYPDMQFKTLMKDTRTGPAGSWNAFNGIFKVESGDMYIMSNSAIANGFSQSTKNAAFLRIPKGETHFDDYYFDFETVSGGLKPAHIKYIGNGLVFAEVSTISPQTSADRWGDKSLKCCIIDLNNKTVRDIKEIPVHNGDGGRRFAALVDGGYVYRPVTASEGTYIYQVDPQAATAVRGAKVSTTFVGGFFRLD, translated from the coding sequence ATGATTACAATGTATCGAATTTATATGTATCTCCTTGCTGCCTGCCTTTTATTGGGTGTCACGGCATGTGAAGAAGAAGGATTGGGAAATGAGGAAACTCCTTTTGCTCCCTATGTACTCAGCCTGGGTATCAATTCCAATGGGACTACCACTTATTATGTGGTTACTGCACCCGAATTGATGTCCGGAACAATCAACGCGGTGGCCAAAGGTATCGAGCAAAACGGATATCGTGATTATGAACAGGCCGGACAAACGGTGTTCAGTATTGGCGGACTGGGACTGACCAGTGCAACCGGAATTGTACGTGATGCAAACGGCTATCTGACGGAGCGTGGAGACTTTGTCTTTAACAGTTCGCTGAATGCGTTTACACAAATGGACGGGCAGAACATGATCGGCCTTGAACTTCCGGCTAATAAGGAGAGTGGGGATCAAATGACCTTATATACCGTAAATATCAGTGATGTTTCTATCACTTCTCAGGTCAAAGCTCCGGTATTTCCGCTGAATCAACTCGAATGGCCGAGTATCACGGGTATGTGTTATAGTGAAGGTAATGTGTACGTTACTTATTTTCCGATGAACCCTTCCACTTTTGAGACTTTATATACCGATACTACTTTTGTTGCGGTATACTCTTATCCGGATATGCAGTTTAAGACATTGATGAAAGATACGCGTACCGGTCCTGCCGGTTCGTGGAATGCATTTAACGGTATTTTTAAGGTAGAGTCCGGCGATATGTACATCATGTCTAATTCTGCCATTGCCAACGGATTCTCACAAAGTACCAAGAATGCTGCTTTCCTTCGTATCCCTAAAGGTGAGACGCATTTTGATGACTACTATTTTGACTTTGAGACGGTTTCGGGAGGATTGAAACCTGCCCATATCAAATATATCGGTAATGGTCTGGTATTTGCCGAGGTCAGCACCATCAGTCCGCAGACATCCGCCGACCGTTGGGGAGATAAGAGTTTGAAATGCTGCATTATCGATCTTAATAATAAAACGGTACGTGACATTAAAGAGATTCCGGTGCATAACGGAGATGGCGGACGGCGTTTTGCCGCTCTGGTAGACGGAGGTTATGTTTATCGTCCGGTCACTGCTTCAGAGGGTACTTACATTTATCAGGTAGATCCTCAGGCGGCTACTGCGGTCAGGGGAGCTAAAGTTTCAACCACGTTTGTCGGCGGTTTCTTCCGTCTGGATTGA
- a CDS encoding PepSY-associated TM helix domain-containing protein, giving the protein MNKTFRKACAKLHLWLGLLSGIVVFIVCITGCMYAFKDEITDATQPWRFVAPLEKEFLPPSRLLAIADSVMGGASATAITYGERSDAAWVDYYQPEAGMSTVFINPYSGQVLKSVVNHNGDFDFFRLVLSGHRTLWLPREIGSPIVGYSVLIFLITLITGVILWWPRSWTRKALVQRLTLKRPFTFSRLNFDLHNVAGFYAALVLAVLCFTGLIFSLNWFSRGVYSITSGGEELKPYVLPVSDTLQVVNRVTNPLDRLYTQLRLEEPAAKTFYFALPGQADGVYRVSVVHKRGSYYRTDNLFFDRYTLVSLKGAGPYAGKYTEASPADKFRRMNLEIHDGRIWGLPGKIIMFLASLTGASLPVTGFIIWYRKRRKR; this is encoded by the coding sequence ATGAATAAGACTTTTCGGAAGGCTTGTGCGAAACTTCATTTATGGCTTGGATTGCTTTCGGGTATTGTGGTATTCATAGTCTGCATCACCGGCTGCATGTATGCATTTAAAGACGAAATTACCGATGCCACACAACCTTGGCGCTTTGTAGCTCCATTGGAGAAAGAGTTTTTGCCGCCTTCCCGCTTACTTGCGATAGCGGATTCTGTCATGGGAGGAGCTTCGGCCACAGCCATCACTTACGGTGAAAGATCGGATGCGGCCTGGGTGGACTACTATCAGCCGGAAGCAGGGATGAGTACTGTTTTTATCAATCCGTATAGCGGACAGGTATTGAAGTCGGTAGTGAATCATAACGGTGATTTCGATTTCTTCCGGTTGGTGCTTAGCGGGCATCGCACTTTATGGCTCCCCAGGGAGATCGGGAGTCCGATTGTTGGTTACAGTGTATTGATTTTCCTCATCACCCTGATAACGGGAGTGATACTTTGGTGGCCCAGAAGCTGGACACGCAAGGCACTTGTGCAACGGTTGACTCTGAAACGCCCCTTTACCTTTTCAAGGCTTAACTTCGACCTGCATAATGTTGCGGGTTTTTATGCTGCATTGGTGCTGGCCGTATTATGTTTTACCGGATTGATATTTAGCCTGAATTGGTTTAGCAGAGGCGTGTACAGCATCACTTCGGGTGGTGAAGAGTTGAAGCCCTACGTTTTACCGGTATCCGATACATTGCAGGTTGTCAATCGTGTGACAAACCCTTTGGACAGACTTTATACTCAGCTACGCCTTGAAGAACCTGCTGCCAAGACCTTTTATTTTGCTTTACCCGGACAAGCCGATGGTGTTTACCGGGTCAGTGTTGTACATAAAAGAGGGTCTTACTACCGTACCGATAATTTGTTTTTTGACCGGTATACACTGGTTTCTTTGAAAGGAGCCGGTCCTTATGCCGGTAAATATACCGAGGCCTCTCCCGCCGATAAGTTCCGTCGTATGAATCTGGAGATTCATGACGGGCGCATCTGGGGGCTTCCCGGTAAAATTATAATGTTCCTTGCGAGCCTGACGGGTGCTTCACTTCCTGTGACCGGCTTTATCATCTGGTATCGTAAGCGCCGTAAGAGATAA